The Roseovarius sp. EL26 genome has a window encoding:
- a CDS encoding OmpW family protein, producing the protein MKNITVFSLATALCALAAAPVVAQEKGDMLLGLGVHYVSPKDSASTTTAGPVDVDGATSATITFEYFIADNIGIEVLAAWPFEHDINLGGAGKIGSAKHLPPTVSLQYHFSNSSKFTPFVGAGLNYTTFFDESTSGALSGASLSLDDSWGLALHAGLDYEISERGSLRADVRWIDIDTEAKVNGTSIGDVNIDPWIFGAAYVFKF; encoded by the coding sequence ATGAAAAACATCACTGTATTCTCGCTTGCCACTGCGCTTTGCGCACTTGCAGCTGCCCCCGTCGTCGCACAGGAAAAAGGCGATATGCTCTTGGGACTGGGCGTACACTACGTTTCGCCAAAAGACAGCGCCAGCACCACTACCGCCGGACCTGTTGACGTAGACGGTGCAACCAGCGCGACCATCACATTCGAATACTTCATCGCCGACAACATCGGTATCGAAGTTCTGGCAGCATGGCCTTTTGAACATGACATCAACCTCGGTGGCGCCGGGAAAATTGGCTCTGCCAAACACCTGCCGCCCACCGTATCGCTGCAATACCACTTCAGCAATTCGTCGAAGTTCACCCCCTTCGTTGGCGCCGGCCTGAACTACACCACCTTCTTTGACGAAAGCACCAGCGGTGCCTTGTCCGGTGCCTCGCTCTCGCTCGACGATTCCTGGGGGCTGGCCCTGCACGCAGGTCTCGACTACGAGATCTCTGAACGCGGGTCGCTGCGTGCCGACGTGCGTTGGATCGACATCGATACCGAGGCCAAAGTCAACGGCACCTCGATTGGCGATGTCAACATCGACCCATGGATCTTTGGCGCGGCTTACGTCTTCAAGTTTTGA
- a CDS encoding DegT/DnrJ/EryC1/StrS aminotransferase family protein, with amino-acid sequence MTEIFTGSFTQQEPISPEAIAAAVEVMQSGRLHRYNLSPDEVGETGLLEQEFAAYVGAKYALAVASGGYALATALRAIGVKPGEKVLTNAFTLAPVPGAIASMGGVPVFVGVTEDLTIDLEDLAAKVSQAKVLMLSHMRGHLCDMDRLMEICNAAGVTVVEDCAHTMGGSWNGVPSGRHGLIGCYSTQTYKHMNSGEGGLFVTDDDEVMARALILSGSYMLYGRNGTVPPAEVMERVKYDTPNVSGRMDHLRAAILRPQLANLAAKCATWNARYDVVEAELRGTPGLAIVERPEQEIYVGSSIQFLLLDWSDVAIADVIDRCLQRGVELKWFGGAEPTGFTSRYDSWRYAPSERMPASDRVLKGIVDMRLPLTFSVEDCGLIARIIRSEVSAVYQAM; translated from the coding sequence ATGACAGAGATATTTACCGGCAGTTTCACCCAGCAAGAACCCATCTCTCCGGAGGCAATTGCCGCCGCAGTCGAGGTGATGCAGAGCGGTCGTCTGCACCGCTATAACCTTTCACCTGACGAAGTTGGGGAAACCGGTCTGCTGGAGCAGGAGTTTGCCGCCTACGTTGGGGCGAAATACGCGCTGGCGGTGGCCTCTGGCGGCTATGCGTTGGCGACGGCCTTGCGGGCCATTGGGGTAAAGCCCGGCGAGAAGGTCCTGACCAATGCCTTTACACTGGCCCCGGTGCCCGGAGCTATTGCCAGCATGGGCGGTGTGCCGGTGTTTGTCGGTGTGACTGAAGATCTGACGATTGATCTGGAAGATCTGGCCGCCAAAGTGAGCCAAGCCAAGGTGCTGATGCTCAGCCATATGCGCGGGCATCTGTGCGACATGGACCGGTTGATGGAGATCTGCAATGCCGCCGGTGTGACCGTGGTTGAGGATTGTGCCCACACCATGGGGGGCAGCTGGAATGGCGTGCCATCAGGTCGCCATGGGCTAATCGGGTGTTATTCAACGCAGACCTACAAGCATATGAACTCGGGCGAGGGTGGGCTGTTTGTCACTGACGATGATGAAGTCATGGCACGGGCATTGATCCTGTCGGGATCGTATATGCTTTATGGCCGCAATGGGACTGTGCCACCGGCCGAGGTGATGGAACGCGTGAAATACGACACGCCGAATGTGTCGGGCCGGATGGATCATCTGCGCGCGGCGATCTTACGGCCGCAACTGGCCAATTTGGCTGCGAAATGTGCGACGTGGAATGCGCGCTATGATGTGGTGGAAGCCGAGTTGCGGGGTACACCCGGTCTGGCCATCGTGGAGCGGCCAGAACAAGAGATCTATGTCGGATCGTCCATTCAGTTTTTGCTGCTGGATTGGTCAGATGTGGCGATTGCCGATGTGATTGATCGCTGCCTGCAGCGCGGGGTCGAGTTGAAGTGGTTTGGCGGGGCAGAACCCACCGGATTTACCAGCCGCTATGATAGTTGGCGTTATGCGCCGTCTGAACGGATGCCGGCCAGTGACCGCGTGTTGAAGGGCATTGTCGATATGCGCCTGCCGCTGACTTTCAGTGTTGAAGATTGCGGATTAATTGCGCGGATCATTAGATCAGAGGTAAGTGCCGTCTATCAGGCAATGTGA
- a CDS encoding thermonuclease family protein, with amino-acid sequence MLRRARFAPSYRRRPWRYSRRNRFLDPRFYLKTIVVLGVMGMFVLPFLADAYVAVAKPAHDSRCRVLSVTDGDTVKVYCPGYGFESARLVGLDTPEIFSPKCFSEWARGTVASWKLRQMLWTADALSIERRGTDRYRRVLVQLSMDGERIADLMVNSGVARAYDGSKRQGWCDGWLV; translated from the coding sequence ATGCTGCGTAGAGCGCGCTTTGCTCCATCTTACCGACGTCGGCCTTGGCGCTATTCCCGGCGCAATCGGTTTTTAGACCCACGGTTTTACCTTAAGACGATTGTGGTTCTTGGGGTGATGGGGATGTTTGTGCTTCCGTTTCTGGCCGATGCCTATGTGGCCGTAGCCAAGCCCGCACATGATAGCCGGTGTCGGGTGTTGAGCGTCACTGATGGAGATACGGTCAAGGTCTATTGTCCGGGCTACGGATTTGAGAGCGCACGGCTGGTCGGACTGGATACGCCGGAAATCTTTAGTCCCAAGTGTTTCTCTGAATGGGCACGGGGGACGGTGGCCAGTTGGAAGTTGCGACAGATGCTTTGGACAGCTGACGCGCTCAGCATCGAGCGACGTGGTACAGACCGTTACAGGCGCGTGTTGGTGCAGCTTTCAATGGACGGTGAAAGGATTGCTGATTTGATGGTCAATAGCGGCGTGGCGCGTGCCTATGATGGTAGCAAACGACAGGGATGGTGTGATGGCTGGCTTGTCTGA
- a CDS encoding acetyl/propionyl/methylcrotonyl-CoA carboxylase subunit alpha — protein MFTKILIANRGEIACRVIETARQLGVATVAVYSDADRDAKHVALADEAVHIGGAAPAESYLRGERIVEAALATGAQAIHPGYGFLSENPEFVEMVETAGLVFIGPSASAIRKMGLKDAAKALMQEAGIPVVPGYHGDAQDPVFLAQQAAKIGYPVLIKAVAGGGGKGMRLVEEPAAFSAALESAQGEATTAFGNADVLIEKYIQHPRHIEVQVFGDGERAVHLFERDCSLQRRHQKVIEEAPAPGMTEKMRAVMGQAAVRAAEAIGYRGAGTVEFIVDGNDSLRADGFWFMEMNTRLQVEHPVTEAITGVDLVEWQLRVASGEALPATQEWLTITGHSFEVRLYAEDVPKGFLPATGTLEHLVFPQGARVDSGVQSGDAISPFYDPMIAKIITHGASREIALGKMQQAIGACQIAGLQTNLAFLGALCRHEGFARGEVDTGLIARDLEALVQEPEVTPQHWAQAALAGLGLMGEVAPETGFALWQPLTWSINLQQEEEHREIAVTVQSAVHHEVDVGETRVRAQRLAAGWRFDEAHAPAQVMIGDEITLFGPRAVTFTRHDPLARGTEEAGTGNVVEAPMPGLVKAVFASAGQVVTKGDRLAILEAMKMEHTLLAMRDGVISDILVNEGAQVEAGAALIALETEEDTQ, from the coding sequence ATGTTCACTAAAATCCTCATTGCCAATCGGGGCGAGATTGCTTGCCGGGTTATTGAAACTGCGCGTCAGCTGGGTGTGGCGACGGTGGCGGTGTATTCCGACGCTGACCGGGACGCCAAGCATGTGGCACTGGCGGATGAGGCGGTGCATATAGGTGGGGCGGCCCCGGCAGAGAGTTATCTGCGGGGGGAACGGATTGTGGAGGCGGCGCTTGCAACAGGCGCGCAGGCAATTCACCCAGGCTACGGTTTTCTCAGCGAAAACCCCGAATTTGTGGAGATGGTTGAGACGGCGGGGCTGGTGTTTATCGGTCCGTCGGCCAGTGCCATTCGCAAGATGGGGCTGAAAGATGCGGCCAAGGCGTTGATGCAAGAGGCCGGCATTCCGGTGGTGCCGGGCTATCATGGCGACGCTCAAGATCCGGTCTTTTTGGCGCAGCAGGCCGCAAAGATCGGCTATCCGGTGTTGATTAAGGCTGTCGCCGGTGGCGGGGGTAAGGGCATGCGGTTGGTTGAAGAACCAGCCGCGTTTTCTGCCGCGTTGGAAAGTGCGCAGGGCGAGGCAACAACCGCCTTTGGCAATGCTGATGTGCTGATTGAAAAGTACATCCAGCACCCGCGCCATATTGAGGTGCAGGTGTTTGGTGATGGTGAACGCGCCGTGCATCTGTTTGAGCGAGATTGTTCATTGCAGCGGCGGCATCAAAAGGTAATCGAGGAAGCGCCTGCACCCGGCATGACCGAAAAAATGCGTGCGGTCATGGGGCAGGCGGCGGTGCGTGCGGCTGAGGCGATTGGTTACAGGGGCGCGGGCACGGTGGAGTTCATCGTTGACGGGAATGACAGCCTACGTGCAGACGGATTCTGGTTCATGGAGATGAATACGCGGTTGCAGGTGGAGCATCCGGTGACTGAGGCCATCACCGGTGTTGATCTGGTGGAATGGCAATTACGGGTGGCATCGGGAGAGGCCCTGCCAGCCACTCAAGAGTGGCTGACGATCACTGGCCACAGCTTCGAAGTGCGGCTTTATGCCGAGGATGTGCCAAAGGGATTTTTACCGGCCACGGGTACATTGGAACATCTGGTCTTTCCACAGGGTGCCCGTGTGGATTCGGGCGTACAGTCAGGCGATGCGATCAGCCCTTTTTATGATCCGATGATTGCCAAAATTATCACCCATGGGGCCAGCCGCGAAATTGCGTTGGGCAAGATGCAGCAGGCAATCGGGGCCTGTCAGATTGCAGGATTGCAAACCAATCTGGCCTTTCTGGGGGCGCTGTGTCGACACGAGGGATTTGCGCGTGGCGAGGTTGATACAGGATTGATCGCACGGGATCTGGAGGCGTTGGTGCAAGAACCCGAAGTGACACCACAACACTGGGCGCAGGCGGCGCTGGCCGGGCTGGGGTTGATGGGGGAGGTTGCGCCTGAAACCGGCTTTGCCCTATGGCAGCCTTTGACATGGTCGATCAACCTACAGCAGGAAGAGGAACACCGAGAGATCGCAGTGACTGTGCAGTCGGCGGTTCACCATGAGGTAGATGTTGGCGAGACGCGGGTGCGCGCGCAAAGGTTGGCAGCGGGCTGGCGGTTTGATGAAGCTCACGCCCCGGCGCAGGTGATGATTGGCGATGAAATCACTCTTTTCGGGCCACGTGCCGTGACTTTTACTCGACACGATCCGCTGGCGCGAGGTACGGAAGAGGCGGGCACGGGCAATGTGGTTGAAGCGCCGATGCCGGGGTTGGTCAAGGCTGTGTTTGCCTCTGCCGGGCAGGTGGTGACAAAAGGCGACCGTTTGGCCATTCTGGAGGCAATGAAAATGGAACATACCCTGTTGGCGATGCGCGATGGGGTGATTTCAGATATTTTGGTGAATGAGGGCGCGCAGGTTGAAGCTGGCGCTGCGTTGATTGCACTAGAGACAGAGGAGGACACGCAATGA
- a CDS encoding hydroxymethylglutaryl-CoA lyase, whose protein sequence is MAERVEIFEVGPRDGLQNEAQQIATADKIALVDCLNRAGFSRIEVASFVSPKWVPQMADGADVLAGIQRMPGVRYAALTPNIRGYNGAVAAKADEIAVFASASEGFSKANINATISESFERFAPIMQAARQTNIPVRGYVSCVTDCPYDGKVAPAAVTRVAEHLYKAGCYEVSLGDTIGQAMPERLDAMLSAVLMQVPVAHLAGHYHDTAGRALENIEVSLAQGVRVFDAAVGGLGGCPYAPGAAGNVATEAVHDRLTALGYDTGLDRDVLIEAAQMACAMRTGPENV, encoded by the coding sequence ATGGCCGAGCGTGTTGAGATTTTCGAGGTTGGTCCGCGAGATGGGTTGCAAAACGAAGCGCAACAGATTGCCACAGCAGATAAAATCGCCCTAGTTGATTGTTTGAACCGCGCCGGGTTCTCTCGCATTGAAGTGGCCAGCTTTGTCAGCCCCAAGTGGGTGCCGCAGATGGCGGATGGGGCGGATGTGCTGGCGGGGATCCAGCGTATGCCGGGTGTGCGGTATGCGGCCCTGACCCCCAATATACGCGGCTATAATGGTGCAGTTGCAGCAAAGGCAGATGAGATTGCCGTCTTTGCTTCAGCCTCGGAAGGGTTTTCAAAGGCAAATATCAACGCGACGATTTCCGAGAGTTTCGAGCGGTTTGCACCGATTATGCAAGCGGCGCGGCAGACTAACATTCCGGTTCGGGGGTATGTGTCCTGTGTGACCGATTGCCCCTATGACGGAAAGGTTGCGCCCGCCGCTGTGACACGGGTGGCTGAACATTTATACAAGGCTGGCTGCTATGAGGTGAGCCTGGGCGATACCATCGGGCAGGCAATGCCAGAGCGTTTGGATGCGATGTTGTCAGCCGTTCTGATGCAAGTTCCTGTCGCGCATTTGGCCGGGCATTATCACGACACAGCGGGGCGTGCATTGGAGAATATCGAAGTATCTCTGGCACAGGGGGTGCGGGTCTTTGATGCAGCGGTTGGTGGCTTGGGGGGATGCCCTTATGCGCCGGGTGCGGCAGGTAATGTCGCCACTGAAGCCGTGCATGATCGGTTAACGGCGCTGGGTTATGACACGGGTCTTGATCGTGATGTGCTAATTGAGGCCGCGCAGATGGCGTGTGCGATGAGAACGGGACCTGAAAATGTTTGA
- a CDS encoding carboxyl transferase domain-containing protein has translation MKLTSNVISGSEQFEANRAGHLEALDVVRKAAELAAAGGGESSRKRHLSRGKMLPRDRVANLLDSGSAFLEVGATAAYGMYGGVAPCAGVIAGIGMVSGVRCMVVCNDATVKGGTYYPMTVKKHLRAQEIAQENRLPCIYLVDSGGANLPNQDEVFPDRDHFGRIFYNQAQMSAQGIPQIAVVMGSCTAGGAYVPAMSDVSIIVKEQGTIFLAGPPLVKAATGEEVSAEDLGGGDVHTRLSGVADYLAEDDAHALALARQAVAGLNWQTAGDANWATPEPPAYDPEELLGVVPADLRTPYDIREVIMRVVDGSRFDEFKARFGETLVCGFAHIEGCPVGIIANNGVLFSEAAQKGAHFVELCSQRRIPLVFLQNITGFMVGRKYENEGIARHGAKMVTAVATTSVPKVTMVVGGSFGAGNYGMAGRAYSPRFMWSWPNARISVMGGEQAAGVLATVKRDAIERKGGDWSAEEEAAFKQPTIDMFKEQSHPLYASARLWDDGIVDPRKSRQVLALSLQAALCVPIEETRFGVFRM, from the coding sequence ATGAAGCTGACGTCAAATGTGATCAGTGGATCAGAGCAATTTGAAGCCAATCGTGCGGGGCATCTTGAAGCCTTGGATGTGGTACGAAAGGCTGCTGAATTGGCAGCTGCGGGTGGTGGTGAGTCTTCACGAAAGCGCCACCTGAGCCGGGGTAAGATGTTGCCGCGGGACCGGGTGGCCAACTTGCTGGATTCAGGCAGCGCCTTTCTGGAAGTAGGCGCGACAGCGGCGTATGGCATGTACGGCGGTGTTGCCCCCTGTGCCGGGGTGATCGCGGGCATTGGAATGGTGTCGGGCGTGCGCTGCATGGTGGTGTGCAATGATGCCACTGTCAAAGGTGGCACCTACTATCCGATGACGGTGAAAAAGCATCTGCGTGCGCAGGAGATTGCGCAGGAAAACCGGCTGCCGTGCATCTATCTGGTCGACAGTGGCGGTGCCAACCTGCCTAATCAGGATGAGGTGTTTCCGGACCGCGATCACTTTGGACGGATATTTTACAATCAGGCGCAGATGAGCGCACAAGGCATTCCGCAGATCGCGGTGGTCATGGGCTCGTGCACGGCGGGCGGGGCCTATGTTCCGGCAATGTCTGACGTGTCGATCATCGTCAAAGAACAAGGCACGATTTTTCTGGCCGGCCCGCCGCTGGTCAAGGCGGCGACGGGGGAAGAAGTCAGCGCCGAAGATCTGGGCGGGGGCGATGTGCATACCCGACTGTCTGGCGTGGCAGATTATCTGGCAGAGGATGATGCCCATGCATTGGCACTAGCGCGGCAGGCCGTGGCGGGGTTGAACTGGCAGACTGCGGGTGATGCGAACTGGGCCACGCCTGAACCGCCTGCTTACGATCCCGAGGAGCTGCTCGGAGTGGTGCCTGCCGATCTGCGCACGCCCTATGATATTCGCGAGGTGATCATGCGGGTGGTGGATGGCTCGCGCTTTGATGAATTCAAGGCACGGTTTGGCGAAACGCTTGTGTGTGGTTTTGCCCATATCGAGGGCTGCCCGGTGGGGATCATTGCCAACAACGGCGTGCTGTTCTCGGAAGCCGCACAAAAAGGCGCGCATTTTGTAGAATTGTGCAGCCAGCGCCGCATTCCGCTGGTGTTTTTGCAAAATATCACCGGCTTCATGGTCGGGCGGAAATACGAAAACGAGGGCATTGCCCGCCACGGCGCCAAGATGGTGACAGCGGTGGCCACAACATCGGTGCCCAAGGTGACGATGGTGGTAGGTGGGTCATTTGGCGCGGGTAATTATGGTATGGCCGGGAGGGCGTATAGCCCGCGCTTCATGTGGTCCTGGCCCAATGCGCGGATCTCGGTCATGGGCGGGGAACAGGCGGCGGGGGTTCTGGCCACGGTGAAACGCGATGCGATCGAGCGAAAGGGTGGCGACTGGTCGGCCGAGGAAGAAGCCGCGTTCAAGCAGCCAACAATTGATATGTTCAAAGAGCAAAGTCACCCGCTTTATGCCAGTGCCCGGTTGTGGGATGATGGGATCGTGGATCCACGTAAATCGCGACAGGTGCTGGCATTGTCCCTGCAAGCCGCACTGTGTGTCCCAATTGAAGAGACACGCTTTGGCGTGTTTCGGATGTAG
- a CDS encoding isovaleryl-CoA dehydrogenase: MFNAVMRFDLGEDVGALRDVVHRWAQERVKPLAAQIDQSNAFPNELWREMGDLGLLGITVPEEYGGAGMGYLAHVVAVEEIARTSASVSLSYGAHSNLCVNQIKLNGTDAQKAKYLPGLVSGEHVGALAMSESGAGSDVVSMSLRAEKRNDHYRLNGHKYWITNGPDAETLVVYAKTDPEAGSKGITAFLIEKSMAGFSTSPHFDKLGMRGSNTAELIFDDVQVPFENVLGEEGKGVRVLMSGLDYERVVLAGIGTGIMAACLDEVMPYLAERKQFGQPIGNFQLMQGKIADMYTAMNSARAYVYEVAKACDRGDVTRQDAAACCLYSSEQAMVQAHQAVQALGGAGFLSDAPVARLFRDAKLMEIGAGTSEIRRMLVGREMMGR, from the coding sequence ATGTTCAATGCGGTAATGCGGTTCGACCTGGGGGAAGATGTCGGTGCCCTGCGCGATGTAGTGCATCGCTGGGCGCAGGAGCGTGTGAAGCCCTTGGCGGCGCAGATTGACCAGAGCAATGCGTTTCCGAATGAGTTGTGGCGTGAGATGGGCGACTTGGGCTTGCTGGGGATCACTGTACCCGAGGAATACGGTGGCGCGGGTATGGGCTATCTGGCGCATGTGGTCGCGGTGGAAGAGATCGCTCGGACCTCAGCTTCGGTTTCGTTATCCTATGGCGCACATTCCAACCTGTGCGTGAACCAGATTAAGCTGAATGGAACAGACGCGCAAAAGGCCAAGTATCTGCCGGGATTGGTATCTGGTGAGCATGTCGGTGCGCTGGCAATGTCGGAAAGCGGCGCAGGCAGCGACGTGGTGTCGATGTCCTTGCGGGCGGAAAAGCGCAATGATCATTACCGGCTGAACGGACATAAATATTGGATCACTAATGGGCCGGATGCTGAAACGCTGGTGGTTTATGCCAAGACAGATCCTGAGGCTGGATCCAAAGGCATCACGGCATTTTTGATTGAAAAATCCATGGCGGGGTTTTCCACCAGCCCGCATTTTGACAAGCTGGGTATGCGTGGTTCAAACACCGCCGAGTTGATTTTTGACGACGTGCAGGTGCCGTTTGAAAACGTGCTGGGCGAAGAGGGCAAGGGCGTGCGCGTACTGATGTCGGGCCTTGACTACGAGCGCGTGGTGCTGGCCGGGATCGGCACCGGGATCATGGCCGCCTGTCTGGACGAGGTCATGCCTTATCTTGCGGAGCGCAAGCAGTTTGGCCAACCGATTGGGAATTTTCAGCTGATGCAGGGCAAGATCGCCGATATGTATACGGCGATGAATTCGGCGCGGGCCTATGTCTATGAGGTCGCCAAGGCCTGTGACCGCGGTGATGTGACCCGGCAAGATGCGGCGGCCTGTTGTCTGTATTCATCTGAGCAGGCCATGGTGCAAGCGCATCAGGCCGTGCAGGCGCTGGGCGGGGCTGGTTTCTTGAGTGACGCCCCTGTCGCGCGGCTGTTCCGCGATGCCAAGCTGATGGAGATCGGGGCAGGCACCTCGGAAATTCGCCGCATGCTGGTGGGGCGTGAGATGATGGGGCGATGA
- a CDS encoding AMP-binding protein, giving the protein MLERSDHYDGLVRSFTWDFPKHLNMAAQVCDDWAETDPERVAIIDLNDGRRDVNYDELRRLADGLAHELVARGVQRGDRVGVLRTQGIWCAVAHIAIWKIGAISIPLFKLFKRDALLSRVGDAGAQIVVTDLDGVQMLEGQEGLIPEDLVLSDIPFETVQTSAEDPAVLIYTSGTTGSPKGALHAHRVLTGHLPGVEVSHDFLGQKGDCLWTPADWAWIGGLFDVLMPGLALGVPVVAARMGKFSVEECQRIVREGGVRNVFFPPTALRMLKAEEAVIDGMRSVASGGEPLGAKMLSWGREAFALTINEFYGQTECNMVASSCATLFEPRPGCIGKPVPGHEIAVLDDAGASVSGEGDVAIRRGSASMMLGYWNRPEATAEKFKGDWMLTGDRGRWHGDYLEFIGREDDVITSAGYRIGPAEIEDCMLKHPAVATVGVVGKPDPLRTEIVKAYVVLKEGAQASEDLAQELQVFVKTRLATYSYPREIGFLEALPMTVTGKVIRKDLKARAKAEANS; this is encoded by the coding sequence ATGCTCGAGCGTTCTGATCATTATGACGGGCTAGTCCGTTCGTTTACTTGGGATTTCCCCAAACACCTGAACATGGCTGCGCAGGTTTGCGATGACTGGGCTGAAACCGACCCAGAGCGGGTGGCTATCATTGACTTGAATGACGGGCGGCGAGATGTCAATTATGACGAGTTGCGGCGGCTGGCGGATGGATTGGCGCATGAGCTTGTAGCACGGGGTGTACAACGTGGTGACCGAGTGGGTGTTCTGCGCACGCAAGGCATCTGGTGCGCTGTTGCGCATATCGCGATCTGGAAAATTGGGGCAATTTCCATCCCTTTGTTCAAGCTGTTTAAGCGTGATGCGCTACTGAGCCGGGTGGGGGACGCCGGGGCGCAGATTGTGGTCACCGACTTGGATGGCGTGCAGATGTTGGAGGGGCAGGAGGGTCTGATCCCGGAGGATCTGGTGCTCTCAGACATACCGTTTGAGACGGTGCAAACCAGTGCGGAAGATCCTGCGGTATTGATCTATACCAGCGGGACCACCGGCAGCCCCAAGGGGGCGTTGCATGCGCATCGGGTGTTGACCGGGCATTTGCCAGGGGTTGAGGTCAGCCATGATTTTCTGGGGCAGAAGGGTGATTGTCTGTGGACGCCCGCCGATTGGGCTTGGATTGGCGGGTTGTTTGATGTGCTGATGCCAGGGTTGGCGTTGGGCGTGCCGGTGGTGGCAGCACGGATGGGTAAGTTCAGCGTGGAGGAGTGTCAGCGGATCGTGCGTGAAGGCGGCGTGCGCAACGTCTTTTTCCCACCCACCGCGCTGCGGATGCTTAAGGCTGAGGAGGCTGTCATCGACGGTATGCGCTCAGTCGCGAGCGGGGGCGAGCCGTTGGGTGCCAAGATGCTGAGCTGGGGGCGGGAGGCCTTTGCTCTGACAATCAATGAATTCTATGGCCAGACCGAATGCAATATGGTGGCGTCAAGTTGTGCCACGCTGTTTGAGCCACGTCCGGGGTGTATTGGTAAACCGGTGCCGGGGCATGAGATTGCGGTGTTGGATGACGCAGGAGCGTCAGTTTCAGGCGAAGGTGATGTGGCGATCCGTCGTGGATCGGCCAGCATGATGCTGGGCTATTGGAACCGACCCGAGGCGACGGCGGAGAAATTCAAAGGTGACTGGATGCTGACCGGCGACCGGGGGCGCTGGCATGGGGATTATCTTGAGTTTATCGGACGCGAGGATGATGTGATTACTTCAGCTGGATACCGAATTGGCCCGGCAGAGATTGAAGATTGCATGCTGAAACACCCGGCAGTGGCCACGGTGGGGGTGGTGGGCAAGCCTGATCCACTGCGCACTGAGATTGTGAAGGCCTATGTCGTGCTGAAGGAGGGCGCGCAAGCCTCGGAAGACTTGGCGCAGGAATTGCAGGTGTTCGTCAAGACACGCTTGGCTACGTATTCCTATCCACGCGAAATCGGGTTTTTAGAGGCCTTGCCAATGACTGTGACGGGCAAGGTTATTCGCAAGGATTTGAAGGCCAGAGCAAAAGCGGAGGCCAATTCGTGA
- a CDS encoding glutathione S-transferase family protein, whose protein sequence is MIRLHHVPFSRSFRVLWLLEELGFDCDVVEYSIRNGSLRDPAFLAISPAGRVPALEIDGRVLFESGAIVQTLCEEHAGGGLAPGIGEAERAHYLELLSYAETMASLIEQLNMQHLFLRDLTQASPVVIKLTTARLAATLAGFERMLGAQDYVLTRGFSAADIMMGFNLFAAPYYVKMDAYPVLTEYANRLAARSAYQLARDKDGAQDFYTQDFYPVPEG, encoded by the coding sequence ATGATCCGTTTACACCACGTGCCGTTTTCGCGCTCTTTCAGGGTTTTGTGGCTGCTTGAGGAACTGGGGTTTGATTGCGATGTAGTGGAGTATTCCATCCGTAACGGATCGTTGCGGGATCCGGCATTTCTGGCGATTTCCCCGGCGGGGCGGGTGCCCGCGTTGGAGATCGATGGCAGAGTGTTGTTCGAAAGTGGGGCCATTGTGCAGACCCTGTGCGAGGAACATGCGGGTGGTGGTCTGGCACCGGGTATTGGCGAGGCTGAACGCGCGCATTATCTTGAATTGCTGTCTTACGCTGAAACCATGGCCAGCCTGATCGAGCAGCTGAACATGCAGCATTTGTTTTTGCGTGATCTGACGCAAGCTTCGCCGGTGGTGATCAAGCTGACCACGGCGCGATTGGCGGCAACCTTGGCCGGTTTCGAGCGCATGCTAGGCGCGCAGGATTATGTTTTGACCCGCGGGTTTTCTGCCGCAGACATCATGATGGGGTTCAACCTGTTTGCCGCGCCATATTATGTCAAGATGGATGCTTACCCGGTCCTGACCGAGTATGCCAATCGCCTTGCCGCACGCTCGGCTTACCAACTGGCCCGTGACAAGGATGGTGCGCAGGATTTTTATACGCAAGACTTCTACCCTGTACCGGAGGGTTGA